One Citrus sinensis cultivar Valencia sweet orange chromosome 5, DVS_A1.0, whole genome shotgun sequence genomic window, AGGAAGCGGCAACAAAAGCAATCAAAGAATGGGGCCAATCAAAATCCCAGATCACGCATCTCATTTTCTGCTCACTTGTGGGCGTAGACATGCCCGGGGCTGACTATCAGCTGACCAAAATGTTGGGCCTCAACCCATCTGTCAAACGAGTCATGCTATACTTTCAAGGCTGTTACATTGGCGCCACAGCCATCCGAATGGCCAAGGACTTTGCTGAAAACAACCCTGGTACCCGCGTTCTAGTCGTATGCTCTGACTTATCCCTTGGTACTTTCCGTGGACCTTCTGATGCCAACTTAGGCTGCCTTGCAGGCCAAGCCCTCTTCGGCGACGGCGCCGCAGCTTTAATCATTGGCGCTAATCCTGACACTACATTGTCAGAAAAGCCATTGTTCCAAATTGTGTCGGGTGCACAAACGATTCTGCCGGGCTCCGACTCAGATGTTGCGGGACAATTCCGGGAAATGGGACTCACAGTTCATTTGTCCAAAAACGTAGCCACGGTGGTATCCGAAAACATTGAGAAATGTTTGGATGAGGCGTTTAGTCCGTTCGGAATCAAAGATTGGAACTCATTGTTCTGGATTGTTCAACCCGGTGGCCCGGCTATTGTGAACCAAATTGAAGCCAAACTTGGGCTGAAACAACAGAAGCTCTCGGCCACGAGACACGTATTAAGCGAGTACGGAAACATGGGTGGGGTGAGTGTGTTTTTTATTCTAGATGAAATCAGGAGGAAATCGGCGGAGGAAGGGAAGGTCACCACAGGTGAAGGGCTCGAGTGGGGCGTTATGTTCGGAATTGGTGCTGGTGTCACTGTTGATACCGTCGTGTTGCGTAGCTTTCCCTTCCCTACTGTTACAACCTAGCTGGTGGACAGTGTCCTACTCGACACTCATCAGCTAGCTCTCAAAACTGTGTCAGTGTTTGCATTTACAAGCGCCATGCCATCCATCCAGGATTGATTATTATCACTTAGGCTTCATTTGGTTCTTATTCTACGAAAAATCTAGATGAAtaactttttctaatttattaagGTTACTAATTATAAGTCGTATTTACTATAATTAACAACTTTTAGTTTACGGCTAACTAAAATTTACTCTTCACAACATTAGGATTAGTATTTCTCAACTCTCAAGCcataaaacataataattttgttaaccTCAAGGTTGAATCAGtgtgaaattttaaatctacATCTCTAAAGCAGCTATTCGCAATTTAAGGATACACAttctgatttatttatttatttatttattattgttgatgtTTGTCTAAGAGTGTTGTTTCGATTAATGGTCAATATTTGTGATATATGGTTTAAAATTAGGTTACGGAATTAAGGGCTGTGATCGAATGATTATAAGTAGTTATCTTTGGTTGAACATTAAAAAAGAGTAGGTCTTTCGATACACGacaaaatttcacataaaattcatttttagtttaaattacCTAAATGATCAAATGCAAATGAattcattttatgttttgaacggaaatcaattaaacactgaaataaataattattttcacaaA contains:
- the LOC102620619 gene encoding chalcone synthase-like isoform X2, translating into MEKVKDGKNQQQGGGLATILAIGTANPPNCLYQADYPDYYFRVTNSDHMTLLKQKFKRICEKSNVKKRYFHVTEDILKKNPNICAYDGSSLDSRQDILVREVPKLGEEAATKAIKEWGQSKSQITHLIFCSLVGVDMPGADYQLTKMLGLNPSVKRVMLYFQGCYIGATAIRMAKDFAENNPGQALFGDGAAALIIGANPDTTLSEKPLFQIVSGAQTILPGSDSDVAGQFREMGLTVHLSKNVATVVSENIEKCLDEAFSPFGIKDWNSLFWIVQPGGPAIVNQIEAKLGLKQQKLSATRHVLSEYGNMGGVSVFFILDEIRRKSAEEGKVTTGEGLEWGVMFGIGAGVTVDTVVLRSFPFPTVTT
- the LOC102620619 gene encoding chalcone synthase-like isoform X1, with protein sequence MEKVKDGKNQQQGGGLATILAIGTANPPNCLYQADYPDYYFRVTNSDHMTLLKQKFKRICEKSNVKKRYFHVTEDILKKNPNICAYDGSSLDSRQDILVREVPKLGEEAATKAIKEWGQSKSQITHLIFCSLVGVDMPGADYQLTKMLGLNPSVKRVMLYFQGCYIGATAIRMAKDFAENNPGTRVLVVCSDLSLGTFRGPSDANLGCLAGQALFGDGAAALIIGANPDTTLSEKPLFQIVSGAQTILPGSDSDVAGQFREMGLTVHLSKNVATVVSENIEKCLDEAFSPFGIKDWNSLFWIVQPGGPAIVNQIEAKLGLKQQKLSATRHVLSEYGNMGGVSVFFILDEIRRKSAEEGKVTTGEGLEWGVMFGIGAGVTVDTVVLRSFPFPTVTT